In the genome of Gadus chalcogrammus isolate NIFS_2021 chromosome 21, NIFS_Gcha_1.0, whole genome shotgun sequence, one region contains:
- the LOC130374083 gene encoding filamin-A-interacting protein 1 isoform X2, giving the protein MLVDERQLHMEQMDQRGQKVRDLAQRLQETERRLASADAAALEDGEKVLRLEAELEVRSARSFEEQEELTVKLADQEAQERQLRLRMAGLTHKTEELEESNAALRRSDEDLRELREKISRGECGNASLLAELETLRKRVLEMEGKDEEITKTESQCRELRKRLQEETDHSKDLRLEVERLQKRMAQLEKLEAAFAKSKAECSQLLVNLEREKGVMKDLAGELEGVKNRVKDLQSCEAKFEKAEMLLKDDMMKLKSFTVILVDERKNMAERLRQEEERSEELNKMYKGEQGKVMKVTEKLIEESKKLLKLKSEMEVKVTTLTEEKEELKCRLASEDERCRELSSKVEKMRVRMDGLEGGERESQRWRATKENDHRQDEDNRAKELTLEVERLKNRLKQLEVVEGDLMKTEDEYELLEKKFRTEQDKANVLARMLEDVRSQIARNKAVEKGEAESPEAELRLRCRREEARSRDLQTDVRALKEKIHELMNKEDQLSQLHVDFSVLQRRLAEEEQRRRSLSGEVVGLARELEATRRSTRALKPGMNGRRMVDVPVTSTGVQTDAVARYTAADEEEEEEEETPAGFIRNSVLEENHLMSNLRQQGLKQPAVPECYPPAAAAEPGAARRSWIPWMKKKEAGGLPDKAPPRVDGGPLFHGAELTMSQKAGQPLHIRVTPDPRNSTATLEISGPRAEDFYSTTTVIPTPGLQRPRITIVPRPPSGPPGPRAAGDLSCKSPVTITTVSRASSPDRSPGARSPVSVLSVSRKSNITTTEDNRIHIHLGPAGPRPGEGPGGAGLSVRTLGVAEGRETSTGTVLRSPRQAGATATGKMTSSITITPITLATCRPTQPPAGAASRIPMSRGLKTSAKAGAAVATVTRMESRSEGQLMKIELRRSAGCGPASSSGGKS; this is encoded by the exons ATGCTGGTGGACGAGCGGCAGCTGCACATGGAGCAGATGGACCAGCGGGGCCAGAAGGTCCGGGACCTGGCCCAGAGGCTGCAGGAGACGGAGCGGCGGCTGGCCTCCGCCGACGCCGCCGCCCTGGAGGACGGCGAGAAGGTGCTGaggctggaggcggagctggaggTCCGATCCGCCCGGTCCttcgaggagcaggaggagctgacCGTCAAGCTGGCCGACCAGGAGGCCCAGGAACGCCAGCTGAGGCTCAGGATGGCGGGGCTGACGCACAAgacggaggagctggaggagagcaACGCGGCGCTGAGGAGGTCGGACGAGGACCTGCGGGAGCTGAGGGAGAAGATCAGCAGAGGGGAGTGCGGGAACGCCTCGCTCCTGGCCGAGCTGGAGACCCTGAGGAAGAGGGTGCTGGAGATGGAGGGCAAGGACGAGGAGATCACCAAGACGGAGAGCCAGTGCCGGGAGCTGAGGAAGAGGCTCCAGGAGGAGACGGACCACAGCAAGGACctgaggctggaggtggagcgGCTGCAGAAGAGGATGGCCCAGCTGGAGAAGCTGGAGGCAGCCTTCGCCAAGAGCAAGGCGGAGTGTTCTCAGCTCCTCGTCAacctggagagggagaagggcgTGATGAAGGACCTGGCCGGGGAGCTGGAGGGGGTGAAGAACCGAGTGAAAGATCTGCAGTCGTGTGAAGCAAAGTTTGAAAAGGCGGAGATGCTCCTGAAGGACGACATGATGAAGCTGAAGTCGTTCACCGTGATCCTGGTAGACGAGAGGAAGAACATGGCTGAGAGGCTtcggcaggaggaggagaggagtgaggaacTGAACAAGATGTACAAAGGGGAACAGGGCAAGGTGATGAAGGTCACAGAGAAGTTAATCGAGGAGAGCAAAAAACTCCTCAAGCTCAAGTCGGAGATGGAAGTGAAAGTGACAACGCTGacggaagagaaggaggaactGAAGTGCAGGCTGGCCAGCGAGGACGAGAGATGCAGGGAGCTCAGCTCCAAGGTGGAGAAGATGAGGGTCAGGATGGACGGACTGGAGGGAGGGGAACGAGAGTCGCAGAGGTGGCGCGCCACCAAGGAGAACGACCACCGTCAGGACGAGGACAACCGGGCGAAGGAGCTCACGCTGGAGGTGGAGCGACTGAAGAACCGCCTGAagcagctggaggtggtggagggggaccTGATGAAGACGGAGGACGAGTACGAGCTCCTGGAGAAGAAGTTCAGGACGGAGCAGGACAAGGCCAACGTCCTGGCCCGGATGCTGGAGGACGTGAGGAGCCAGATCGCCAGGAACAAGGCCGTGGAGAAGGGGGAGGCGGAGAGCCCCGAGGCGGAGCTCCGCCTCCGCTGCCGGAGGGAGGAGGCCAGGAGCCGCGACCTCCAGACGGACGTCCGGGCCCTCAAGGAGAAGATCCACGAGCTGATGAACAAGGAGGACCAGCTGTCCCAGCTGCACGTCGACTTCTCCGTCCTGCAGCGGCggctggcggaggaggagcagcggagGCGGAGCCTGAGCGGCGAGGTGGTCGGCCTCGCCCGGGAGCTGGAGGCCACGCGGCGCTCCACCCGCGCCCTGAAGCCCGGGATGAACGGGCGGAGGATGGTAGACGTGCCCGTCACCTCCACCGGCGTGCAGACGGACGCCGTGGCGCGTTACACGGCggcagacgaggaggaggaggaggaggaggagacgcccGCCGGCTTCATCAGGAACTCGGTGCTGGAGGAGAACCACCTCATGAGCAACCTCCGCCAGCAGGGGCTGAAGCAGCCCGCCGTGCCGGAGTGCTACCCCCCCGCGGCGGCGGCCGAGCCGGGGGCCGCCAGGAGGTCCTGGATCCCCTggatgaagaagaaggaggcggGCGGGCTGCCGGACAAGGCCCCACCCCGGGTCGACGGGGGGCCGCTGTTCCACGGGGCGGAGCTCACCATGTCCCAGAAGGCGGGCCAGCCGCTGCACATCCGCGTGACGCCGGACCCCCGGAACAGCACGGCCACCCTGGAGAtcagcggcccgcgggccgagGACTtctactccaccaccaccgtcatcccCACGCCGGGCCTGCAGAGACCCCGCATCACCATCGTGCCGCGgcccccctccggccccccggGTCCCAGGGCCGCCGGGGACCTGAGCTGCAAGTCTCCGGTCACCATAACGACCGTCTCCAGGGCCTCGTCCCCGGACCGGAGCCCCGGCGCCCGCTCCCCGGTCTCCGTCCTCTCCGTCAGCAGGAAgtccaacatcaccaccaccgaggACAACCGGATCCACATCCACCTGGGCCCCGCCGGGCCGCGCCCGGgggaggggcccgggggggcggggctgagcGTCCGGACGCTGGGCGTGGCCGAGGGGAGGGAGACCTCCACGGGGACGGTCCTCCGGTCCCCTCGCCAGGCCGGCGCCACGGCGACGGGGAAGATGACGAGCAGCATCACCATCACGCCCATCACCTTGGCAACCTGCCGGCCCACGCAGCCGCCG gCTGGCGCCGCGTCCCGGATCCCGATGTCCAGGGGCCTGAAGACCTCCGCCAAGGCGGGCGCGGCCGTCGCCACGGTAACCAGGATGGAGTCGCGCTCCGAGGGTCAGCTGATGAAGATCGAGCTGAGGAGGTCGGCCGGGTGTGGCCCCGCCTCCTCGTCGGGCGGGAAGAGCTGA
- the LOC130374083 gene encoding filamin-A-interacting protein 1 isoform X1 → MMKKVALGRKARGKRTTPGGGGGGGGKTAELQLSKMDMLHLLGIMEGEVQAREDYISLLESDRGQQPAMLEAQYGAPGPVAALQALQRDRLLAHAPAPEEDVYQRPMEELDRLEQRQRDSYRRMLEQLLLAEKFHRRTVGDLDREKQKHSEFMTKSDDFTNLLEQERERLKRLLEQEKAYQARKEQDHAQRLEKLRAELVRLKSFALMLVDERQLHMEQMDQRGQKVRDLAQRLQETERRLASADAAALEDGEKVLRLEAELEVRSARSFEEQEELTVKLADQEAQERQLRLRMAGLTHKTEELEESNAALRRSDEDLRELREKISRGECGNASLLAELETLRKRVLEMEGKDEEITKTESQCRELRKRLQEETDHSKDLRLEVERLQKRMAQLEKLEAAFAKSKAECSQLLVNLEREKGVMKDLAGELEGVKNRVKDLQSCEAKFEKAEMLLKDDMMKLKSFTVILVDERKNMAERLRQEEERSEELNKMYKGEQGKVMKVTEKLIEESKKLLKLKSEMEVKVTTLTEEKEELKCRLASEDERCRELSSKVEKMRVRMDGLEGGERESQRWRATKENDHRQDEDNRAKELTLEVERLKNRLKQLEVVEGDLMKTEDEYELLEKKFRTEQDKANVLARMLEDVRSQIARNKAVEKGEAESPEAELRLRCRREEARSRDLQTDVRALKEKIHELMNKEDQLSQLHVDFSVLQRRLAEEEQRRRSLSGEVVGLARELEATRRSTRALKPGMNGRRMVDVPVTSTGVQTDAVARYTAADEEEEEEEETPAGFIRNSVLEENHLMSNLRQQGLKQPAVPECYPPAAAAEPGAARRSWIPWMKKKEAGGLPDKAPPRVDGGPLFHGAELTMSQKAGQPLHIRVTPDPRNSTATLEISGPRAEDFYSTTTVIPTPGLQRPRITIVPRPPSGPPGPRAAGDLSCKSPVTITTVSRASSPDRSPGARSPVSVLSVSRKSNITTTEDNRIHIHLGPAGPRPGEGPGGAGLSVRTLGVAEGRETSTGTVLRSPRQAGATATGKMTSSITITPITLATCRPTQPPAGAASRIPMSRGLKTSAKAGAAVATVTRMESRSEGQLMKIELRRSAGCGPASSSGGKS, encoded by the exons ATGATGAAGAAGGTCGCTCTGGGGAGgaaggccagagggaagagaacgacgccaggaggaggaggaggaggaggagggaagaccGCAGAGTTGCAGCTCTCCAAGATGGACATGCTTCACCTGCTGGGCATCATGGAGGGGGAGGTACAG GCCAGAGAGGACTACATCTCGCTGCTGGAGTCGGACCGCGGCCAGCAGCCGGCGATGCTGGAGGCCCAGtacggggccccgggccccgtcGCGGCCCTGCAGGCCCTGCAGCGGGACCGCCTGCTGGCCCACGCCCCCGCCCCCGAGGAGGACGTCTACCAGCGGCCCATGGAAGAG CTGGACCGTCTGGAGCAGCGCCAGCGGGACTCGTACCGCCGCATGctggagcagctgctgctggcggAGAAGTTCCACCGCCGCACCGTGGGCGACCTGGACCGCGAGAAACAGAAGCACAGCGAGTTCATGACCAAGAGCGACGACTTCACCAACCtgctggagcaggagagggagag GCTGAAGCGGCtcctggagcaggagaaggccTACCAGGCCCGGAAGGAGCAGGACCACGCCCAGCGGCTGGAGAAGCTGCGGGCGGAGCTGGTCCGGCTCAAGTCCTTCGCCCTGATGCTGGTGGACGAGCGGCAGCTGCACATGGAGCAGATGGACCAGCGGGGCCAGAAGGTCCGGGACCTGGCCCAGAGGCTGCAGGAGACGGAGCGGCGGCTGGCCTCCGCCGACGCCGCCGCCCTGGAGGACGGCGAGAAGGTGCTGaggctggaggcggagctggaggTCCGATCCGCCCGGTCCttcgaggagcaggaggagctgacCGTCAAGCTGGCCGACCAGGAGGCCCAGGAACGCCAGCTGAGGCTCAGGATGGCGGGGCTGACGCACAAgacggaggagctggaggagagcaACGCGGCGCTGAGGAGGTCGGACGAGGACCTGCGGGAGCTGAGGGAGAAGATCAGCAGAGGGGAGTGCGGGAACGCCTCGCTCCTGGCCGAGCTGGAGACCCTGAGGAAGAGGGTGCTGGAGATGGAGGGCAAGGACGAGGAGATCACCAAGACGGAGAGCCAGTGCCGGGAGCTGAGGAAGAGGCTCCAGGAGGAGACGGACCACAGCAAGGACctgaggctggaggtggagcgGCTGCAGAAGAGGATGGCCCAGCTGGAGAAGCTGGAGGCAGCCTTCGCCAAGAGCAAGGCGGAGTGTTCTCAGCTCCTCGTCAacctggagagggagaagggcgTGATGAAGGACCTGGCCGGGGAGCTGGAGGGGGTGAAGAACCGAGTGAAAGATCTGCAGTCGTGTGAAGCAAAGTTTGAAAAGGCGGAGATGCTCCTGAAGGACGACATGATGAAGCTGAAGTCGTTCACCGTGATCCTGGTAGACGAGAGGAAGAACATGGCTGAGAGGCTtcggcaggaggaggagaggagtgaggaacTGAACAAGATGTACAAAGGGGAACAGGGCAAGGTGATGAAGGTCACAGAGAAGTTAATCGAGGAGAGCAAAAAACTCCTCAAGCTCAAGTCGGAGATGGAAGTGAAAGTGACAACGCTGacggaagagaaggaggaactGAAGTGCAGGCTGGCCAGCGAGGACGAGAGATGCAGGGAGCTCAGCTCCAAGGTGGAGAAGATGAGGGTCAGGATGGACGGACTGGAGGGAGGGGAACGAGAGTCGCAGAGGTGGCGCGCCACCAAGGAGAACGACCACCGTCAGGACGAGGACAACCGGGCGAAGGAGCTCACGCTGGAGGTGGAGCGACTGAAGAACCGCCTGAagcagctggaggtggtggagggggaccTGATGAAGACGGAGGACGAGTACGAGCTCCTGGAGAAGAAGTTCAGGACGGAGCAGGACAAGGCCAACGTCCTGGCCCGGATGCTGGAGGACGTGAGGAGCCAGATCGCCAGGAACAAGGCCGTGGAGAAGGGGGAGGCGGAGAGCCCCGAGGCGGAGCTCCGCCTCCGCTGCCGGAGGGAGGAGGCCAGGAGCCGCGACCTCCAGACGGACGTCCGGGCCCTCAAGGAGAAGATCCACGAGCTGATGAACAAGGAGGACCAGCTGTCCCAGCTGCACGTCGACTTCTCCGTCCTGCAGCGGCggctggcggaggaggagcagcggagGCGGAGCCTGAGCGGCGAGGTGGTCGGCCTCGCCCGGGAGCTGGAGGCCACGCGGCGCTCCACCCGCGCCCTGAAGCCCGGGATGAACGGGCGGAGGATGGTAGACGTGCCCGTCACCTCCACCGGCGTGCAGACGGACGCCGTGGCGCGTTACACGGCggcagacgaggaggaggaggaggaggaggagacgcccGCCGGCTTCATCAGGAACTCGGTGCTGGAGGAGAACCACCTCATGAGCAACCTCCGCCAGCAGGGGCTGAAGCAGCCCGCCGTGCCGGAGTGCTACCCCCCCGCGGCGGCGGCCGAGCCGGGGGCCGCCAGGAGGTCCTGGATCCCCTggatgaagaagaaggaggcggGCGGGCTGCCGGACAAGGCCCCACCCCGGGTCGACGGGGGGCCGCTGTTCCACGGGGCGGAGCTCACCATGTCCCAGAAGGCGGGCCAGCCGCTGCACATCCGCGTGACGCCGGACCCCCGGAACAGCACGGCCACCCTGGAGAtcagcggcccgcgggccgagGACTtctactccaccaccaccgtcatcccCACGCCGGGCCTGCAGAGACCCCGCATCACCATCGTGCCGCGgcccccctccggccccccggGTCCCAGGGCCGCCGGGGACCTGAGCTGCAAGTCTCCGGTCACCATAACGACCGTCTCCAGGGCCTCGTCCCCGGACCGGAGCCCCGGCGCCCGCTCCCCGGTCTCCGTCCTCTCCGTCAGCAGGAAgtccaacatcaccaccaccgaggACAACCGGATCCACATCCACCTGGGCCCCGCCGGGCCGCGCCCGGgggaggggcccgggggggcggggctgagcGTCCGGACGCTGGGCGTGGCCGAGGGGAGGGAGACCTCCACGGGGACGGTCCTCCGGTCCCCTCGCCAGGCCGGCGCCACGGCGACGGGGAAGATGACGAGCAGCATCACCATCACGCCCATCACCTTGGCAACCTGCCGGCCCACGCAGCCGCCG gCTGGCGCCGCGTCCCGGATCCCGATGTCCAGGGGCCTGAAGACCTCCGCCAAGGCGGGCGCGGCCGTCGCCACGGTAACCAGGATGGAGTCGCGCTCCGAGGGTCAGCTGATGAAGATCGAGCTGAGGAGGTCGGCCGGGTGTGGCCCCGCCTCCTCGTCGGGCGGGAAGAGCTGA